From one Simplicispira suum genomic stretch:
- the rplA gene encoding 50S ribosomal protein L1 — MSKLTKKQKASQGKVDSNRLYPLAEALVLIKEAATAKFDESIDVAVQLGVDAKKSDQVVRGAVVLPNGTGKTTRVAVFAQGAKAEEAKAAGADIVGMDDLAAMVKAGNMPFDVVIAAPDAMRVVGTLGQILGPRGLMPNPKVGTVTPDVATAVKNAKAGQVQFRVDKAGIVHSTIGRRSFDDAKLQGNLAALIDALTKAKPATSKGLYLRKVAVSSTMGLGVRVDTQSISA; from the coding sequence ATGTCCAAACTGACCAAAAAGCAAAAGGCGTCGCAAGGCAAAGTCGACAGCAACCGTCTGTACCCCTTGGCCGAGGCCCTGGTTTTGATCAAGGAAGCAGCAACGGCCAAGTTTGATGAATCCATCGACGTGGCCGTGCAGCTGGGTGTTGATGCCAAGAAGTCTGATCAGGTGGTTCGCGGTGCTGTGGTGCTGCCCAATGGCACCGGCAAAACGACGCGAGTGGCCGTGTTTGCTCAAGGAGCCAAGGCCGAAGAGGCCAAGGCAGCTGGTGCCGACATCGTCGGTATGGATGATCTCGCGGCCATGGTCAAAGCCGGCAACATGCCGTTTGATGTGGTTATTGCAGCTCCCGACGCCATGCGTGTTGTGGGAACGCTGGGCCAGATCCTCGGTCCACGTGGACTGATGCCCAACCCCAAGGTCGGGACAGTTACCCCCGACGTGGCCACGGCCGTCAAGAATGCCAAGGCGGGTCAGGTGCAGTTTCGCGTAGACAAGGCGGGCATTGTGCACAGCACGATCGGGCGCCGTTCGTTTGACGATGCCAAGTTGCAAGGCAATCTCGCCGCTCTGATCGACGCGCTGACCAAGGCCAAGCCTGCCACCAGCAAGGGTCTGTACCTGCGCAAAGTGGCCGTTTCATCCACCATGGGCCTAGGTGTCCGGGTCGATACGCAATCCATTTCGGCATAA
- a CDS encoding TPM domain-containing protein, translating to MVRPFDRLIRLLRHRWRSGSLPAALRGAALKRLTQKVRQSERRHSGQIRLCLEGGLPVSYLWRGASARERAITLFGKLRVWDTEQNNGVLIYLLLADRAVEIVADRGLARGVTPQQWEQLVASMAEGLQNGHFEEALNRAIDKVSALLELHFPADASTRDALVNELSDAPAIGPDYS from the coding sequence ATGGTACGGCCGTTTGATCGATTGATCCGCCTCCTGCGCCATCGCTGGCGCAGTGGTTCCCTGCCCGCTGCGCTTCGCGGCGCTGCCCTGAAGCGGCTGACGCAGAAGGTGAGACAAAGTGAACGACGACACAGCGGACAGATCCGCCTGTGCCTTGAAGGCGGACTGCCAGTCAGCTACCTCTGGAGAGGGGCATCCGCGCGGGAACGCGCGATCACTCTATTTGGGAAACTGCGCGTCTGGGACACCGAGCAAAACAACGGCGTGCTGATCTACCTGCTGTTGGCAGATCGCGCTGTGGAAATCGTGGCAGACCGTGGCCTGGCGCGGGGCGTCACACCGCAGCAGTGGGAGCAGTTGGTCGCCAGCATGGCAGAGGGCCTCCAAAACGGGCATTTCGAGGAGGCATTGAACCGCGCCATTGACAAAGTTTCAGCGCTGCTAGAGCTGCACTTTCCAGCGGATGCGAGCACGAGAGATGCTCTGGTCAACGAGCTGTCCGATGCGCCAGCAATCGGCCCAGACTACTCCTGA
- the atpD gene encoding F0F1 ATP synthase subunit beta, with translation MAQAISPVSELTQGKIVQCIGAVVDVEFPRDRMPKIYDALKLEGTALTLEVQQQLGDGIVRTIALGSSDGLRRGLMVSNTGNPITVPVGKATLGRIMDVLGTPIDERGPVSDELTASIHRKAPAYDELSPSQELLETGIKVIDLVCPFAKGGKVGLFGGAGVGKTVNMMELINNIAKAHSGLSVFAGVGERTREGNDFYHEMADSGVVNLENLGESKVAMVYGQMNEPPGNRLRVALTGLTIAESFRDEGRDVLFFVDNIYRYTLAGTEVSALLGRMPSAVGYQPTLAEEMGRLQERITSTKVGSITSIQAVYVPADDLTDPSPATTFAHLDSTVVLSRDIASLGIYPAVDPLDSTSRQLSPDVVGEEHYNVARDVQNTLQRYKELRDIIAILGMDELAPEDKLIVARARKIQRFLSQPFHVAEVFTGAPGKYVTLAETIRGFKMIVAGECDHLPEQAFYMVGTIDEAFEKAKKMA, from the coding sequence ATGGCTCAAGCAATTTCCCCGGTCAGCGAACTGACCCAAGGCAAGATCGTTCAGTGCATCGGCGCCGTGGTCGACGTGGAGTTTCCGCGCGACCGCATGCCGAAGATTTACGACGCACTCAAGCTCGAAGGCACGGCCTTGACGCTTGAAGTGCAGCAGCAGCTTGGCGACGGCATCGTGCGCACCATTGCGCTCGGTTCGTCTGACGGCCTGCGTCGCGGCCTGATGGTGTCCAATACGGGCAATCCCATCACCGTGCCTGTGGGCAAAGCGACGCTGGGCCGCATCATGGACGTGCTCGGCACGCCCATCGACGAACGCGGTCCCGTGAGCGACGAACTGACCGCATCCATCCACCGCAAAGCGCCCGCGTACGACGAACTCTCGCCCTCGCAAGAGTTGCTGGAAACCGGTATCAAGGTGATCGACTTGGTGTGCCCCTTCGCCAAGGGCGGCAAGGTGGGCCTGTTCGGCGGCGCCGGCGTGGGCAAGACCGTGAACATGATGGAACTCATCAACAACATCGCCAAGGCCCACTCGGGTCTGTCGGTGTTCGCCGGTGTGGGCGAGCGTACCCGCGAAGGCAACGACTTCTACCACGAGATGGCCGATTCCGGCGTCGTGAATCTGGAGAATCTGGGCGAATCCAAGGTTGCCATGGTGTACGGTCAGATGAACGAACCGCCGGGCAACCGCCTGCGCGTGGCGCTGACGGGTCTGACCATCGCCGAGTCCTTTCGCGACGAAGGCCGGGACGTGCTGTTCTTCGTGGACAACATCTACCGCTACACGCTGGCCGGTACCGAAGTGTCGGCACTGTTGGGCCGCATGCCTTCCGCCGTGGGTTACCAGCCTACGCTGGCAGAGGAAATGGGCCGCCTGCAAGAGCGCATTACCTCCACCAAAGTGGGCTCGATCACCTCCATCCAGGCCGTGTACGTGCCCGCAGATGACTTGACCGACCCCTCGCCTGCCACGACTTTTGCCCACTTGGACTCTACGGTGGTGTTGTCGCGTGACATCGCTTCGCTCGGCATCTACCCCGCTGTGGACCCGCTCGACTCGACCAGCCGCCAGTTGTCACCCGATGTGGTGGGTGAAGAGCACTACAACGTCGCTCGCGACGTGCAGAACACACTGCAGCGCTACAAGGAACTGCGCGACATCATCGCCATTCTGGGGATGGACGAACTGGCTCCGGAAGACAAACTGATCGTGGCCCGCGCGCGCAAGATTCAGCGCTTCCTGTCGCAGCCCTTCCACGTCGCCGAAGTGTTCACGGGCGCCCCTGGCAAGTACGTCACGCTGGCAGAAACCATTCGTGGCTTCAAGATGATTGTGGCCGGCGAATGCGACCACCTGCCCGAGCAGGCTTTCTACATGGTTGGTACCATTGATGAAGCCTTCGAAAAAGCCAAGAAGATGGCCTGA
- a CDS encoding c-type cytochrome, translated as MSEQHTTQAHTGPIKNPKQLLNAVLLGFIVPIFTIIALVMFVSSADMPSVGSANPERAIALRIQKVGSVEIRDANRPLKSGEEVFKAQCAACHATGAAGAPKFSDAAAWAPRIKTGYEALLHSALAGKGAMAAQGGGDFSDVEIGRAVVYMANAAGAKFSEPAVPAAAPSADASAAAPAEPAAAPTTASAAVQETAAAPAQEAAAPAADAPAVAVAAAGAGEALYKQACQVCHAAGVAGAPKLGDKTAWAPRLQTGIDALYQSALKGKGAMPPKGGSSASDADLHAAVEFMAAAAQ; from the coding sequence ATGAGCGAGCAACACACCACGCAAGCCCACACGGGGCCCATCAAGAATCCCAAGCAATTGTTGAACGCGGTTTTGCTCGGGTTCATCGTTCCTATTTTTACGATCATCGCCCTCGTGATGTTTGTCAGCTCGGCCGATATGCCATCGGTCGGCTCGGCCAATCCGGAGCGTGCAATCGCCCTGCGCATCCAAAAAGTGGGTTCGGTAGAAATTCGCGATGCCAATCGTCCGCTGAAGTCGGGCGAAGAAGTCTTCAAAGCGCAGTGTGCGGCCTGCCATGCGACAGGTGCTGCAGGCGCGCCGAAGTTCTCTGATGCTGCGGCCTGGGCGCCGCGCATCAAGACAGGTTACGAAGCCTTGCTGCACTCTGCACTGGCCGGCAAGGGAGCCATGGCCGCCCAAGGCGGCGGCGATTTCAGCGACGTGGAGATTGGCCGCGCGGTGGTGTACATGGCCAATGCCGCTGGCGCCAAGTTTTCCGAACCTGCCGTACCCGCTGCAGCGCCATCCGCCGATGCGTCGGCTGCAGCGCCTGCCGAGCCAGCAGCCGCTCCGACGACAGCATCTGCAGCGGTCCAGGAAACCGCTGCGGCCCCCGCTCAGGAAGCTGCAGCGCCCGCAGCTGATGCCCCTGCGGTAGCAGTCGCTGCTGCTGGTGCGGGCGAAGCACTTTACAAGCAGGCCTGCCAAGTTTGCCATGCTGCAGGCGTGGCCGGAGCACCCAAGTTGGGCGACAAGACGGCTTGGGCGCCACGGTTGCAGACGGGTATCGACGCCCTGTATCAGAGCGCACTGAAGGGCAAGGGAGCCATGCCACCCAAGGGAGGCAGCAGTGCCTCCGATGCAGATCTGCACGCTGCGGTGGAGTTCATGGCGGCCGCCGCACAGTAA
- the tuf gene encoding elongation factor Tu, which yields MAKGKFERTKPHVNVGTIGHVDHGKTTLTAAIATVLSQKFGGEAKDYSQIDNAPEEKARGITINTSHVEYETAGRHYAHVDCPGHADYVKNMITGAAQMDGAILVCSAADGPMPQTREHILLARQVGVPYIIVFLNKCDMVDDEELLELVEMEVRELLDKYDFPGDDTPIIRGSAKLALEGDKGALGEEAIMKLAEALDTYIPTPERAVDGAFLMPVEDVFSISGRGTVVTGRIERGIVKVGEEIEIVGIKDTVKTTCTGVEMFRKLLDQGQAGDNVGLLLRGTKREDVERGQVLCKPGSIKPHTHFTAEVYVLSKDEGGRHTPFFNNYRPQFYFRTTDVTGAIELPADKEMVMPGDNVSITVKLINPIAMEEGLRFAIREGGRTVGAGVVAKIIA from the coding sequence ATGGCAAAAGGAAAATTCGAACGTACCAAGCCGCACGTCAACGTGGGCACCATTGGTCACGTGGACCACGGCAAGACGACGCTGACGGCGGCGATTGCCACCGTGCTGTCGCAGAAATTCGGCGGTGAAGCCAAGGACTACTCGCAGATCGACAACGCGCCTGAAGAAAAGGCGCGCGGCATCACCATCAACACCTCGCACGTCGAGTACGAAACGGCTGGCCGCCACTACGCCCACGTCGATTGCCCCGGCCACGCTGACTATGTGAAGAACATGATCACCGGCGCTGCGCAGATGGACGGCGCTATTCTTGTCTGCTCCGCCGCTGACGGCCCCATGCCCCAGACCCGCGAGCACATCCTGCTCGCCCGCCAGGTGGGCGTTCCCTACATCATCGTGTTCCTGAACAAGTGCGACATGGTGGACGACGAGGAACTGCTCGAACTCGTCGAAATGGAAGTGCGCGAACTCCTCGACAAATACGACTTCCCGGGCGATGACACCCCCATCATTCGCGGCTCCGCCAAACTCGCCCTCGAAGGCGACAAGGGAGCGCTGGGTGAAGAAGCCATCATGAAGCTGGCCGAAGCCCTGGACACCTACATCCCCACGCCCGAGCGTGCGGTCGACGGCGCCTTCCTGATGCCTGTGGAAGACGTGTTCTCCATCTCGGGGCGCGGCACCGTGGTGACCGGTCGTATCGAGCGCGGCATCGTCAAGGTCGGCGAAGAAATCGAAATCGTCGGCATCAAGGACACCGTCAAGACCACCTGCACCGGCGTGGAAATGTTCCGCAAGTTGCTCGACCAAGGTCAGGCTGGCGACAACGTCGGTCTGCTCTTGCGCGGCACCAAGCGCGAAGACGTCGAGCGCGGCCAAGTGCTGTGCAAGCCCGGCTCCATCAAACCGCACACGCACTTCACCGCCGAAGTCTACGTTTTGTCCAAGGACGAAGGAGGCCGTCACACGCCGTTCTTCAACAACTACCGTCCCCAGTTCTACTTCCGCACGACGGACGTGACGGGTGCGATTGAGCTGCCCGCCGACAAGGAAATGGTCATGCCTGGCGACAACGTGTCGATCACGGTCAAGCTGATCAACCCCATCGCCATGGAAGAAGGCCTGCGCTTTGCTATCCGCGAAGGTGGTCGTACCGTGGGCGCGGGTGTCGTGGCCAAGATCATTGCTTAA
- the secE gene encoding preprotein translocase subunit SecE — protein MASSQIETVSTGVDKAKLALSVVLLVAALSGFYLLAKQGPLVQWGVLGAGVVLAVGMFLVSEVGRRFIGFCRDSTREVKKVVWPTRKETTQMTAYVFGFVVLMALFLWMTDKTLEWVFYDLILGWRK, from the coding sequence ATGGCCAGTTCACAGATAGAGACAGTCAGCACCGGCGTCGACAAGGCCAAGCTGGCGTTGTCGGTTGTTTTGCTAGTGGCGGCATTGTCAGGGTTTTACCTCCTTGCCAAGCAAGGACCATTGGTCCAGTGGGGTGTTCTCGGCGCTGGGGTCGTCCTCGCGGTCGGAATGTTTCTTGTTTCCGAGGTTGGGCGGCGGTTCATTGGTTTCTGTCGCGATTCCACGCGGGAAGTGAAGAAGGTCGTGTGGCCAACCCGCAAGGAAACCACTCAAATGACGGCCTATGTCTTTGGTTTTGTGGTGCTCATGGCGCTGTTTCTTTGGATGACCGACAAGACGCTCGAATGGGTCTTCTATGACCTGATTCTGGGCTGGAGAAAGTAA
- the rplJ gene encoding 50S ribosomal protein L10, translating to MSLNRSEKEAVISEVTDLAAKAQTLVLAEYRGITVADMTKLRSDARSKGVSLSVLKNTLARRAVAGSSFDVVADQMTGPLIYGFSEDAVAAAKVVADFAKTNDKLVIRAGAFGGKALDVNGVKQLANIPSREVLLAQVCGLLMSPMSRTAVVLGALAAKKGESEAVAA from the coding sequence TTGAGTCTTAATCGCAGTGAGAAGGAAGCGGTCATCAGTGAAGTGACCGACCTCGCCGCAAAAGCTCAGACGCTAGTGCTTGCGGAATACCGCGGCATCACGGTCGCTGACATGACTAAGTTGCGTTCCGATGCACGCAGCAAAGGTGTAAGCCTGAGTGTTCTGAAGAACACGCTGGCACGCCGAGCTGTGGCCGGAAGCAGTTTTGACGTCGTCGCAGACCAGATGACCGGTCCGCTGATCTATGGCTTCTCTGAAGACGCTGTGGCCGCCGCAAAAGTGGTGGCCGATTTCGCGAAAACCAACGACAAGTTGGTGATTCGCGCAGGCGCGTTTGGAGGCAAGGCCCTGGATGTCAACGGCGTGAAGCAACTGGCCAACATTCCTTCGCGGGAAGTGTTGTTGGCGCAGGTGTGTGGGCTGTTGATGTCGCCCATGTCGCGCACCGCAGTGGTGCTCGGCGCATTGGCGGCCAAAAAAGGCGAGAGCGAAGCTGTTGCCGCTTGA
- a CDS encoding DUF2946 family protein: protein MDDIVLQAMVKWPKVPACYGWLGLDARGRWYLRDETVQSVGDFAHSKGDWLQHDKLLAFIARNYGADDQGQWFFQNGPQRVYVELENTPWIWRIGPGLTVQSHTGQTATVSACLVDETGHVYLATSLGLGLVHSQDVALASDAIEQGDWSVQNVSAQALPEAFGFVRSPAQRQEGFSR, encoded by the coding sequence ATGGACGACATCGTGCTTCAAGCTATGGTGAAGTGGCCCAAGGTTCCCGCCTGTTATGGCTGGCTGGGCCTGGATGCCCGCGGCCGCTGGTATTTGCGCGACGAGACCGTGCAATCAGTTGGTGATTTTGCGCATAGCAAGGGAGACTGGCTCCAGCACGACAAGCTCCTTGCTTTCATCGCGCGCAATTATGGTGCAGACGACCAAGGTCAATGGTTCTTCCAGAACGGCCCGCAGCGTGTCTACGTCGAACTTGAAAATACACCCTGGATCTGGCGCATCGGCCCGGGCCTCACGGTGCAATCGCATACAGGACAAACCGCTACGGTGAGCGCCTGCCTTGTCGATGAGACAGGCCACGTTTACCTCGCAACTTCCCTGGGGTTGGGTCTGGTGCACAGCCAGGACGTTGCATTGGCTTCGGACGCCATCGAGCAGGGAGATTGGAGTGTGCAAAACGTGAGCGCCCAAGCGCTTCCCGAAGCCTTCGGATTCGTGCGCAGCCCGGCGCAGCGGCAAGAGGGCTTCTCACGCTGA
- the nusG gene encoding transcription termination/antitermination protein NusG has protein sequence MTVSADLDGVSALGTADPSNPDLRWYIVHAYSGMEKAVERNIAERIARASMQSKFGRVLVPTEEVVEMKAGQKKTTERRLFPGYVFVEMVMDDESWHLVKHTNKVTGFVGGAKNRPAPISEAEVQKIVSQMQEGTEKPRHKTEFMVGEYVRVKEGPFTDFNGSVEDVNYEKNRLRVSVMIFGRSTPVELEFGQVEKT, from the coding sequence ATGACAGTATCCGCTGATCTTGACGGTGTGAGTGCGCTGGGGACGGCCGATCCGAGCAATCCGGATCTTCGTTGGTACATCGTGCATGCCTACTCCGGCATGGAAAAAGCGGTCGAGCGAAACATCGCCGAGCGCATCGCTCGCGCCAGCATGCAATCCAAGTTTGGACGTGTTCTGGTGCCCACCGAAGAGGTGGTGGAAATGAAGGCGGGGCAAAAGAAAACCACCGAGCGACGCCTGTTCCCTGGCTACGTGTTTGTCGAAATGGTGATGGACGATGAGTCCTGGCACTTGGTAAAGCACACCAACAAGGTGACCGGTTTCGTCGGAGGCGCTAAAAACCGCCCTGCCCCGATCTCTGAGGCGGAAGTCCAGAAGATCGTCAGTCAGATGCAGGAAGGTACCGAGAAGCCAAGGCACAAGACGGAGTTCATGGTGGGCGAGTACGTACGCGTGAAGGAAGGGCCGTTCACGGATTTCAATGGATCCGTCGAAGACGTCAACTACGAAAAGAACCGTCTGCGCGTCTCGGTCATGATTTTTGGGCGTTCAACGCCAGTGGAGCTGGAGTTCGGTCAAGTCGAAAAGACCTGA
- the rplK gene encoding 50S ribosomal protein L11 codes for MAKKIVGFVKLQVPAGKANPSPPIGPALGQRGLNIMEFCKAFNAQTQGVEPGLPLPVVITAFADKSFTFVIKTPPATVLIKKAIKLDKGSANALSTKVGKITRAQLEEIAKTKMKDMNAADLDAAVRTIAGSARSMGVTVEGV; via the coding sequence ATGGCGAAAAAAATCGTCGGTTTTGTCAAGCTGCAAGTGCCAGCTGGTAAGGCCAATCCATCACCACCCATTGGCCCGGCCCTGGGTCAGCGCGGTCTCAACATCATGGAGTTCTGCAAGGCGTTCAACGCGCAGACCCAAGGTGTCGAGCCTGGTTTGCCCTTGCCGGTGGTCATCACCGCATTTGCCGACAAGAGCTTCACCTTCGTCATCAAGACGCCGCCTGCAACGGTTCTGATCAAGAAGGCGATCAAACTGGACAAGGGTTCGGCCAACGCCCTGAGTACCAAGGTAGGAAAAATTACGCGCGCTCAGTTGGAAGAGATCGCCAAGACGAAGATGAAAGACATGAACGCTGCAGATCTTGACGCGGCTGTTCGTACCATCGCCGGCTCCGCCCGCTCGATGGGTGTGACCGTGGAGGGCGTGTAA
- a CDS encoding F0F1 ATP synthase subunit epsilon: MANTIHVDVVSAEELIFSGEANFVTLPGEAGELGVYPRHTPLITRIRPGSVRIEMADGSEEFVFVAGGILEIQPDCVTVLSDTAVRGKDLDDEKAASAKAAAEEALKNAKGELDLARAQAELAVMAAQIAALRKYRQKR; encoded by the coding sequence ATGGCCAACACCATCCACGTGGACGTCGTAAGCGCCGAAGAATTGATCTTCTCGGGCGAAGCGAATTTCGTCACCCTGCCCGGCGAGGCTGGCGAACTGGGCGTGTACCCGCGCCACACCCCGCTGATCACCCGGATCCGGCCGGGTTCGGTGCGCATCGAGATGGCCGACGGTAGCGAAGAGTTTGTCTTCGTCGCCGGAGGCATTCTTGAGATCCAGCCCGATTGCGTCACCGTCTTGTCAGACACCGCCGTGCGCGGCAAGGACCTGGACGACGAAAAGGCCGCGTCTGCCAAGGCAGCTGCGGAAGAAGCGCTCAAGAACGCGAAGGGCGAACTCGATCTTGCACGTGCCCAGGCTGAACTGGCCGTCATGGCAGCGCAGATCGCTGCCTTGCGCAAGTACCGGCAAAAACGCTGA
- the atpG gene encoding F0F1 ATP synthase subunit gamma has protein sequence MAAGKEIRGKIKSVENTKKITKAMEMVAASKMRKAQDRMRAARPYSEKVRNIAVHLGQANPEYIHPFMKINDAKAAGVIVVTTDKGLCGGMNTNVLRAVTGKLRELQSAGVAIEAVAIGNKGLGFLNRVGAKVVAHATGLGDTPHLDKLIGPVKVLLDAYAKGEVNAVYLSYTRFINTMRQESVVEQLLPLSSKDMHSSSGSTTGWDYIYEPDAQSVIDELLVRYVESLIYQAVAENMASEQSARMVAMKAATDNAGTVIGELKLVYNKTRQAAITKELSEIVAGAAAV, from the coding sequence ATGGCAGCAGGCAAGGAAATACGCGGCAAGATCAAATCGGTGGAAAACACCAAGAAGATCACCAAGGCCATGGAGATGGTGGCTGCATCCAAAATGCGCAAGGCGCAAGACCGGATGCGTGCAGCCCGTCCTTACAGCGAGAAGGTGCGCAACATTGCGGTCCATCTTGGCCAGGCGAATCCCGAGTACATCCATCCGTTCATGAAGATCAACGACGCCAAGGCGGCGGGCGTGATCGTCGTGACCACAGACAAGGGGCTGTGCGGTGGCATGAACACCAACGTGCTGCGCGCAGTTACCGGGAAACTGCGCGAGTTGCAGAGTGCCGGTGTCGCCATTGAGGCAGTGGCCATTGGCAACAAAGGTCTGGGCTTTCTCAACCGTGTCGGAGCCAAGGTCGTCGCGCATGCCACAGGTTTGGGCGACACACCGCATCTGGACAAACTGATTGGCCCGGTCAAGGTGCTGCTCGATGCCTACGCAAAGGGCGAGGTCAATGCGGTCTATCTGAGCTACACCCGCTTCATCAACACGATGCGGCAGGAGTCCGTGGTAGAGCAGTTGCTGCCGCTTTCCTCGAAGGATATGCATTCGTCCAGTGGCTCGACGACCGGCTGGGACTACATCTACGAGCCTGATGCCCAGAGCGTCATCGACGAACTGCTTGTGCGCTACGTCGAGTCGCTTATCTACCAGGCCGTGGCCGAGAACATGGCTTCCGAGCAATCGGCGCGTATGGTGGCCATGAAGGCTGCCACCGACAACGCCGGTACGGTGATCGGTGAACTCAAGCTGGTCTACAACAAGACTCGCCAAGCGGCCATCACCAAAGAGCTGTCCGAGATCGTCGCCGGCGCCGCCGCCGTTTAA
- a CDS encoding LemA family protein yields the protein MKRFLVFLLTVFALSGCGYNDFQRLDEQSKAAWSEVLNQYQRRADLVPNIVATVKGEASFEQDTLTKVIEARAKATAIQVTPETLNNPEVFAKFQQAQGELSGALSRLMAVSERYPTLQANQAFRDLRVTLEGTENRITVARNRYIQAVQEYNVLARSFPTNLTARVFSYDTKPTFTVQNEAQISSPPTVDFSAPKK from the coding sequence ATGAAGCGTTTTCTTGTTTTTCTGCTTACCGTATTCGCGTTGAGCGGCTGCGGCTACAACGATTTTCAGCGCCTGGATGAGCAGTCCAAGGCCGCATGGAGCGAAGTGCTCAACCAATACCAGCGCCGCGCCGATCTGGTGCCCAACATTGTCGCAACCGTCAAGGGAGAGGCCAGCTTCGAGCAGGACACCCTGACCAAGGTCATTGAGGCACGTGCCAAGGCGACGGCGATCCAGGTGACACCAGAGACGCTGAACAACCCCGAGGTGTTTGCAAAGTTCCAGCAGGCGCAGGGCGAACTTTCAGGGGCTCTCTCACGCCTGATGGCGGTGTCCGAGCGCTATCCGACGCTGCAGGCCAATCAGGCTTTTCGGGATCTGCGAGTTACGCTTGAAGGCACCGAAAACCGCATCACGGTGGCTCGCAACCGATACATCCAAGCCGTCCAGGAATACAACGTCCTCGCCCGCAGCTTTCCCACGAATCTGACCGCCAGGGTGTTCAGCTATGACACCAAGCCCACTTTTACCGTGCAGAACGAGGCACAGATATCGTCGCCCCCGACCGTCGATTTCTCTGCACCGAAGAAGTAG